In Fodinicola acaciae, the following proteins share a genomic window:
- a CDS encoding DUF4365 domain-containing protein, which yields MPGGISTGRTDREGIALFDLRVSRDLKWIFREQQVRDQGIDGQVEVADEDRGTGRLIAVQIKSGPSYFVEVRDGWAFYYSSRERQLWLGHALPVMVVMVDLENDAIYWQRISAETERKTPKGYAVTLPPNQILATAADAWRLAASGVEQRATERFDVNLEVLPPPVRRVIETDGGNGSQATLLALHLAEGRGNPIGTAQALITSRPFWMETPTSWSWRALASYCAHHGAMRESADALEIAAESCSDRNGIWLAAAALNVVGEDRARARTLLESARSHGGGDVLVAIVEAILERPEGDASPLRTDTVLAAAGTEIGTDAAAQSFLAEQAIRAQDLGKAARHCERALELDPTDTDCMARIARIYGRRSITSGAQADDLRRAADLLSAAVTQRRQWSGPTHELLAQLARTLMLRGEHRLALRWLLPPPHGTATPEEATDPILLRNTLVAAHMSGASDVVSAIQAQMTEDLQDRVTQVQLGLLALTEPDTMALWQADLTRAEAENDWEGIAQAVHRLATLGVDVIDHLYPMITAGILPPGADRLPRALVVLHDHPEDGLALLRTLAAEDVSAAEYLVQTLIDMDRLDDAAEACRASFERFRSPRFLTQRALLLFSSNPDNHADDALREALQVEDRPAERVMLATRRAHIAGNSGQWSIAESILSAALAEHDHPPDSVVWGLIEVQLAAAAEDRAAATISRHQPQIRSASDARLWAHAMANVPWDDAIASEAIALASRFSDHAALATSLLTLLLSVTRGATEKGNASDSEDVDSNSDQLDERAEGHSNDNRPVVSGELHRRAFEALGALVEEHGTATGVQVIESTSADDLLRTIEEITRRSASPDLSDLVDSIARGRLPAGIVATVFRKTYTSALVRRAAGQLVAVAADESEHEAEMNVAMSAREGPVAVDLSTLMILSRLTDSEILTGQVTAMHLPRAGRDDVRRAAIEVQSLGSSPGRLAWDARAQRPVFYEQSSEEYRLVRERTEAMEAAIRRTTTRDVHPSSVLEEMPAMIQGEPWLASIELAKQEDVPLWCDDLAVRRLARAVGVQTFSTMAMADGLRDIRIELAQTPEEDDEVIQFISRVTEELVAEYVTDVPITLDQLIKQARVDDWAPAAAALTLSRPSWWIWQTEPVTALLRLYAAIKESDPSQLTKWQYAAMLGAARSRSTPEESRQVLANLALLGCVGDLDNDPEFDDLVAGCRNARSVTNVLDQVGDPVLGLPAARLSLAAAGVVRSEETMQALIAALGAPSAEP from the coding sequence GGCAGCGCATTAGTGCTGAAACTGAGCGAAAAACGCCGAAGGGGTATGCGGTCACCCTTCCGCCGAACCAGATACTGGCCACGGCGGCAGATGCTTGGCGGTTAGCCGCCAGCGGCGTGGAGCAGCGGGCGACTGAGCGGTTCGACGTCAATCTCGAGGTCTTACCGCCTCCCGTCCGCCGCGTGATCGAAACGGACGGCGGCAATGGGTCTCAGGCAACACTCCTGGCGCTCCATCTTGCCGAGGGGCGAGGCAATCCAATCGGTACCGCTCAAGCACTCATTACCTCACGGCCATTCTGGATGGAAACCCCGACCTCATGGTCTTGGCGGGCGCTGGCCTCCTACTGCGCCCACCATGGCGCAATGCGCGAGAGCGCCGACGCGTTGGAAATCGCCGCGGAATCGTGCAGCGATAGAAACGGGATATGGCTCGCCGCCGCCGCGTTGAACGTAGTCGGTGAGGATCGGGCCAGGGCGAGGACGCTGTTGGAATCGGCGCGGAGCCATGGTGGCGGCGATGTGCTTGTCGCGATCGTCGAGGCAATTCTTGAACGCCCGGAAGGGGATGCCTCTCCATTGCGGACTGACACTGTCCTTGCGGCGGCAGGTACAGAAATAGGCACGGACGCGGCGGCTCAGAGCTTCCTCGCCGAACAGGCGATCCGAGCTCAGGATCTAGGCAAGGCGGCACGTCACTGCGAACGGGCTCTGGAACTTGACCCGACCGACACCGACTGCATGGCTCGTATAGCTCGGATTTATGGGCGTCGCTCGATCACCAGCGGTGCACAAGCCGACGACCTACGCCGGGCCGCGGATCTGCTGAGTGCCGCAGTCACCCAACGCAGGCAATGGAGCGGACCTACCCATGAATTGTTAGCGCAACTCGCGCGAACGCTCATGCTTCGTGGTGAGCATCGTCTCGCATTACGTTGGCTTCTTCCGCCCCCGCATGGAACCGCGACGCCAGAGGAAGCAACCGATCCTATCTTGCTGCGAAACACGCTGGTAGCAGCGCATATGAGCGGCGCCTCAGATGTAGTATCGGCAATTCAGGCGCAAATGACAGAGGATCTTCAGGATCGCGTAACTCAGGTACAGCTGGGACTCCTTGCCCTGACTGAGCCGGACACGATGGCACTCTGGCAAGCCGATCTCACGCGCGCCGAAGCTGAAAATGACTGGGAAGGCATTGCCCAGGCCGTACACCGCCTAGCGACATTGGGCGTCGATGTCATCGACCACCTCTATCCGATGATAACTGCCGGAATCCTTCCACCTGGAGCCGATCGACTGCCGCGTGCGCTCGTCGTACTCCACGACCATCCCGAAGATGGTCTAGCATTACTGCGCACTCTGGCAGCTGAAGACGTCTCTGCGGCGGAATATCTTGTCCAAACGCTGATCGACATGGATCGTCTCGACGACGCGGCAGAGGCTTGCCGCGCATCCTTCGAGCGGTTCCGTTCCCCTCGTTTCCTTACTCAGCGCGCCCTGCTCCTTTTCAGTTCGAATCCCGACAACCACGCCGATGACGCACTTCGTGAAGCCTTACAGGTTGAAGACCGGCCGGCAGAGCGGGTAATGCTCGCAACGCGACGAGCCCACATCGCAGGCAACTCTGGTCAATGGTCAATAGCGGAGTCGATCCTTTCTGCGGCGCTCGCCGAGCACGACCATCCTCCAGATTCAGTTGTGTGGGGGCTGATTGAAGTGCAGCTCGCTGCAGCAGCCGAGGATCGAGCCGCCGCGACAATCTCCCGCCATCAACCACAAATTCGATCAGCCAGCGATGCACGGTTGTGGGCTCACGCGATGGCGAACGTCCCATGGGACGATGCCATCGCATCGGAAGCGATCGCGCTGGCCTCCCGCTTCTCCGATCATGCCGCTCTGGCGACTTCCCTTCTGACGCTTCTCCTCTCGGTGACACGTGGCGCGACGGAGAAGGGCAACGCGAGTGATTCGGAGGATGTTGACTCTAATAGCGATCAACTGGACGAACGCGCCGAGGGACATTCGAATGACAATCGCCCTGTTGTCTCAGGCGAGCTGCATCGACGCGCGTTCGAGGCGCTCGGCGCCCTAGTTGAGGAACACGGAACTGCCACCGGCGTTCAGGTCATCGAGTCCACCTCAGCCGATGATCTGCTGAGAACGATCGAGGAAATCACCAGACGCTCCGCTTCACCTGACCTGTCCGATCTAGTTGACAGTATTGCCCGTGGCCGTCTACCTGCAGGAATTGTGGCAACGGTGTTCCGCAAGACCTATACGTCAGCGCTTGTGCGACGAGCTGCGGGACAGCTCGTCGCCGTCGCTGCCGACGAAAGCGAACATGAAGCGGAGATGAACGTCGCCATGTCGGCGCGAGAGGGCCCGGTTGCAGTCGATCTCTCGACATTGATGATTCTTTCCCGATTGACAGACTCAGAAATTCTCACAGGCCAGGTCACCGCCATGCACTTGCCTCGCGCCGGACGTGACGACGTGCGGCGCGCAGCAATCGAGGTGCAGAGTCTCGGATCAAGTCCCGGCAGGCTAGCGTGGGACGCCCGCGCTCAACGGCCTGTATTCTATGAACAAAGTAGCGAGGAATACCGCCTCGTGCGAGAACGAACCGAGGCGATGGAGGCAGCGATTCGGCGAACGACTACCAGAGACGTCCACCCGTCGTCGGTGCTCGAGGAAATGCCAGCCATGATTCAAGGGGAGCCATGGCTAGCCTCGATCGAACTCGCCAAACAGGAAGACGTGCCACTGTGGTGTGACGATCTCGCTGTACGTCGATTGGCACGCGCTGTCGGCGTCCAGACGTTCTCAACGATGGCAATGGCGGACGGTCTACGCGACATCAGGATTGAACTGGCGCAAACACCAGAAGAAGATGACGAGGTTATCCAGTTCATATCCCGCGTGACGGAAGAACTGGTTGCTGAGTATGTAACAGACGTTCCAATTACGCTTGACCAACTTATTAAGCAGGCCCGGGTGGACGACTGGGCTCCGGCGGCGGCAGCCTTGACCTTGTCACGTCCCTCCTGGTGGATATGGCAGACTGAGCCAGTCACCGCATTGCTTCGGCTTTACGCCGCAATCAAGGAATCCGATCCGTCCCAACTGACCAAGTGGCAATATGCAGCGATGCTGGGTGCAGCGCGGTCGCGTTCGACACCTGAAGAGTCAAGGCAAGTCCTGGCGAATCTTGCACTTCTCGGGTGCGTCGGCGATCTAGACAATGACCCTGAATTCGACGATCTCGTCGCGGGGTGTCGAAATGCACGCAGCGTCACCAACGTTCTGGATCAGGTGGGCGATCCGGTGCTTGGACTACCAGCCGCTCGATTGTCGCTGGCTGCAGCGGGAGTCGTCAGGTCCGAGGAGACGATGCAAGCTCTCATTGCCGCGCTTGGAGCACCTTCAGCCGAGCCGTAA